In one Populus nigra chromosome 12, ddPopNigr1.1, whole genome shotgun sequence genomic region, the following are encoded:
- the LOC133669994 gene encoding probable WRKY transcription factor 25 produces the protein MAASSGSLDTSGNSHPQSSNNYFSFSTNSSNHYPFMTSSSFTDLLASNDEEPINNNTGNSKLADRIAERTGSGVPKFKSTPPPSLPLSPPPVSPSYYFAIPPGLSPTELLDSPVLLNPSNILPSPTTGTFPGQGLNWKNSSGNIQQNVKKEDRSFSDFSFQQPARPSTTSSAMFQSSNSTVQPGQQQTWGFQEPAKQDEFVSGKSNMVKMEYNSNSMKSFSPEIAAIQANPQSNNGFQSDHGNQPQQYQSVREQKRSDDGYNWRKYGQKQVKGSENPRSYYKCTFPNCPTKKKVERSLDGQITEIVYKGSHNHPKPQSTRRSSSTGSNPAMIPAPNSNSNEIQDQSYVTHGNGQMDSSVATPDNSSISIGDDDFDSQKSKSVGGDDLDEDEPEAKRWKRERDNEGISAPGSRTVREPRVVVQTTSDIDILDDGYRWRKYGQKVVKGNPNPRSYYKCTFQGCPVRKHVERASHDLRAVITTYEGKHNHDVPAARGSGSRSLQDHSNNGNNNAAMAIRPSTVNHVSNNPVNNPVRNQRAPPTATSEGDMPFTLEMLQSPGSFGFSGFGNLMGSYMNQSSTDEVLSRAKRELEVESFW, from the exons ATGGCTGCTTCTTCAGGGAGCTTAGACACGTCCGGGAATTCACACCCACAAAGCAGTAACAACTATTTTTCTTTCAGCACTAATAGTTCTAATCACTACCCTTTCATGACCTCTTCTTCTTTCACTGATCTTCTTGCTTCAAATGATGAAGAACCCATTAATAACAACACAGGTAATAGTAAGTTGGCTGATAGGATAGCTGAGAGAACTGGGTCTGGCGTGCCTAAGTTTAAGTCTACTCCTCCTCCTTCGTTGCCTTTATCCCCTCCCCCTGTTTCTCCTTCTTATTACTTTGCTATTCCTCCTGGTTTAAGCCCTACTGAGCTCTTGGATTCTCCAGTCTTGTTAAACCCTTCTAAT ATTTTGCCATCTCCAACAACCGGGACATTTCCAGGTCAGGGTTTGAACTGGAAGAATAGTTCTGGTAATATCCAGCAAAATGTCAAGAAAGAAGACAGGAGTTTCTCTGATTTCTCTTTCCAGCAACCAGCAAGGCCATCCACAACTTCATCTGCCATGTTTCAATCTTCAAACTCCACAGTTCAGCCT GGACAGCAACAAACGTGGGGTTTTCAAGAACCTGCAAAGCAAGATGAGTTTGTTTCAGGGAAGAGTAATATGGTAAAAATGGAATACAATTCTAATTCCATGAAGAGTTTCTCCCCTGAGATCGCTGCAATTCAAGCAAACCCTCAAAGCAATAATGGGTTCCAATCTGATCACGGTAATCAACCACAACAGTATCAGTCTGTTAGGGAGCAGAAAAGATCAGATGATGGGTATAATTGGAGGAAGTATGgtcaaaaacaagttaaagGAAGTGAAAATCCAAGAAGTTATTACAAGTGCACATTCCCCAATTGTCCAACAAAGAAGAAAGTCGAGAGGTCCTTGGATGGACAAATTACAGAGATAGTTTACAAGGGTAGTCATAACCATCCTAAACCTCAGTCTACTAGGAGATCTTCATCAACAGGATCTAATCCTGCAATGATTCCAGCTCCTAATAGTAACTCTAATGAGATTCAAGATCAGTCATATGTTACTCATGGTAATGGACAAATGGATTCATCAGTTGCCACTCCTGATAATTCATCAATTTCAATTGGGGATGATGATTTTGATTCACAAAAGAGTAAATCAGTAGGTGGTGATGACTTGGATGAGGATGAACCTGAGGCCAAAAGATG GAAAAGAGAGCGCGACAATGAAGGAATTTCAGCACCTGGCAGCAGAACAGTAAGAGAACCAAGAGTTGTAGTTCAAACCACCAGTGACATTGATATCCTTGATGATGGGTACAGGTGGAGGAAATATGGGCAGAAAGTGGTCAAGGGAAATCCAAATCCAAG GAGCTACTACAAGTGCACGTTCCAAGGATGTCCTGTAAGAAAGCATGTTGAGAGAGCATCACATGACCTTAGGGCAGTGATCACTACCTATGAAGGAAAGCACAACCATGATGTTCCCGCTGCTCGCGGCAGCGGCAGCCGGTCATTGCAAGACCACAGCAACAATGGCAACAACAATGCAGCAATGGCAATTAGGCCATCAACAGTAAACCATGTTTCTAACAATCCCGTCAACAACCCTGTAAGAAATCAAAGGGCACCACCAACAGCAACATCCGAAGGTGACATGCCTTTTACCCTAGAGATGCTGCAAAGTCCAGGAAGTTTTGGTTTCTCAGGATTTGGAAACCTCATGGGGTCTTACATGAATCAATCATCAACAGATGAAGTTTTATCAAGAGCCAAAAGAGAATTGGAAGTAGAGAGTTTTTGGTAG
- the LOC133669349 gene encoding U2 small nuclear ribonucleoprotein B'' 2-like, with product MLTGDIPPNQTIYVKNLNEKVKKEELKRSLYCLFSQYGRILDVVALKTAKLRGQAWVVFSEVTAASNAVRQMQGFPFYDKPMRIQYAKTMSDCITEAEGVYDPNAKKKKKNEEKAERKKRAEESQQSAPANGKPAESNGGPTSFRHGNQGAQETAPPNNILFIQNLPHETTSMMLQVLFQQYPGFREVRMIEAKPGIAFVEFEDDVQSSMAMQALQGFKITPQNPMAVTYAKK from the exons ATGCTAACAGGAGACATACCACCGAACCAAACAATTTACGTTAAGAACCTCAACGAGAAGGTCAAGAAAGAAG AGTTGAAGAGATCACTTTATTGTTTGTTCTCTCAATACGGGAGGATTTTGGATGTTGTTGCTTTGAAGACGGCAAAGCTTCGAGGGCAAGCATGGGTTGTGTTTAGCGAAGTGACGGCTGCAAGTAATGCTGTGCGGCAAATGCAGGGTTTTCCATTTTATGATAAACCTATG CGAATCCAATATGCAAAAACAATGTCTGATTGCATTACAGAAGCAGAAGGAGTCTATGATCCaaatgcaaagaaaaagaagaagaacgaaGAAAAAG CTGAAAGAAAAAAACGTGCTGAAGAATCCCAGCAATCAGCTCCAGCTAATGGTAAACCTGCTGAAAGTAACGGGGGCCCA ACTTCTTTCCGCCATGGAAACCAGGGTGCACAAGAAACAGCTCCGCCaaataatatattgtttattCAAAACTTGCCCCATGAAACCACTAGCATGATGTTGCAAGTGCTCTTCCAGCAATACCCAGGATTTAGGGAAGTCCGAATGATTGAGGCGAAGCCAGGTATTGCATTTGTGGAATTTGAAGATGATGTGCAATCCTCCATGGCCATGCAGGCCCTTCAAGGTTTCAAAATTACTCCCCAGAACCCCATGGCTGTTACTTATGCCAAGAAGTAA
- the LOC133669044 gene encoding uncharacterized protein LOC133669044: MELMTRTVHVLFTFPIKPPPKLPCSNLKSKNNKSKTQSPLSFFLPLRLHRSLCSLKLETKRASLEEIEGEHNKRVVVALYDALVNKDIETAHRLLAPDLEWWFHGPPIHQQHLMSLLTGQPPSSSSSVRPNNNSFIFQYPLSNVVAFGSMVLVEGFSKDWNVSWVHAWTVTNGIITHVREYFNTSVTVTRFGDGGSSISSSPAISTSQPRASCQSVWQSKVSDNKSVPGLVLTL; encoded by the coding sequence ATGGAACTCATGACACGTACAGTCCACGTTCTCTTTACATTCCCCATAAAACCACCCCCAAAGCTCCCATGTTCAAAtctcaaatccaaaaacaacaaaagcaaaACGCAATCacccctctctttctttcttcccctAAGACTACATCGATCTCTTTGTTCTTTAAAACTGGAAACCAAGCGAGCAAGCCTGGAGGAGATCGAAGGAGAACATAACAAGAGGGTTGTGGTAGCCCTGTATGATGCCCTAGTCAACAAAGACATCGAAACGGCACACCGCTTGCTAGCACCTGACCTAGAGTGGTGGTTTCATGGTCCACCAATTCACCAACAACATTTGATGAGCTTACTCACTGGCCAACCACCATCTTCATCTTCGTCAGTAAGACCGAACAACAACTCCTTCATCTTTCAGTACCCCCTCTCCAATGTTGTCGCCTTTGGATCAATGGTCCTTGTTGAAGGGTTTAGCAAGGATTGGAATGTTTCGTGGGTTCATGCATGGACTGTCACAAATGGGATCATTACCCATGTTAGAGAGTACTTCAACACTTCTGTTACTGTCACCCGTTTTGGAGATGGAGggtcatcaatatcatcatcacCGGCGATTAGCACTTCTCAGCCTAGGGCTAGTTGCCAAAGCGTTTGGCAAAGCAAGGTCTCTGATAACAAGTCTGTGCCTGGTCTTGTTTTGACACTCTAA
- the LOC133670149 gene encoding uncharacterized protein LOC133670149, which yields MLRFLARSSLKNPKWNPKPIIAIPQSPLHNHFSSKSGKSSAPKGNNNKADNQKPKKNPKRSGLDDSKTAVSDTKETTDERVLRARLLAQDEKNPSLNAGPNGRPLFTNISSLSRLSRKDTCSYFKFGEKELNQMLPEGLPMGMVKEFEESMRSALLVRQSFLDLRDNFRRIVDPPLLSSDGKGLKVRKQIVLDGPANCGKSITLAMLVHWAREEGWLVFYVPRGREWTHGGYFYKNPITGLWDTPIQAENALKDFVKYNESLLKQLPCHIFDPVPLGEGAGIGLLKGVDSVPVPESSTLYDLVQIGIKQTHAAVGVVLRLRKELSLVKDIPVLFAIDQYNNWFTFSEYEEPVTMRSCRPVHARELAMVNAFRSMMHNSMMVGAFSHSTAVGKLRKDLPDVPLDARVNLTRYGLDEAAAVCHYYLRQRLLPREAFSEESWKKIYYLSNGNGAEMRVLLPLMQ from the exons ATGTTGAGGTTTCTTGCGAGATCCTCACTGAAAAACCCTAAATGGAATCCAAAACCCATCATTGCTATTCCTCAATCACCACTTCACAATCACTTCTCTTCAAAATCAGGCAAATCATCAGCTCCAAAAGGAAACAACAACAAAGCCGACaatcaaaaacccaaaaagaacCCAAAAAGATCTGGCCTTGATGATTCAAAAACTGCTGTATCTGACACCAAAGAGACTACTGATGAAAGAGTGCTTCGTGCTCGCCTTCTTGCTCAAGACGAGAAGAACCCTTCACTTAATGCTGGTCCTAATGGGAGACCTTTGTTTACTAATATCAGTTCTCTCTCTCGACTCTCACGCAAAGACACTTGTTCTTACTTCAAATTCGG AGAGAAGGAGCTGAACCAGATGTTGCCAGAGGGATTGCCAATGGGGATGGTTAAGGAGTTTGAGGAATCAATGAGGAGTGCTTTGCTTGTTCGACAAAGTTTTCTGGATCTTCGTGATAATTTTAGACGTATTGTTGATCCTCCTTTGCTCTCTTCTGATGGTAAAG GTCTGAAAGTTAGAAAGCAAATTGTATTAGATGGTCCTGCTAACTGCGGGAAGAGTATCACGCTTGCAATGCTTGTTCATTGGGCTCGTGAAGAAGGTTGGCTGGTGTTTTATGTTCCCAGAGGACGGGAGTGGACTCATGGTGGATATTTCTATAAAAACCCAATTACTGGTCTTTGGGATACACCTATTCAGGCAGAAAATGCTCTCAAG GATTTTGTAAAATACAATGAATCTCTCTTGAAGCAATTGCCATGCCATATATTTGATCCTGTTCCACTTGGAGAGGGTGCTGGAATTGGATTGTTAAAAGGAGTCGATTCAGTTCCAGTGCCTGAAAGCTCGACTTTGTATGACCTGGTTCAAATAGGAATCAAGCAAACACATGCAGCTGTTGGGGTAGTGCTCCGCTTGAGGAAAGAGTTATCACTTGTGAAGGATATTCCTGTCCTCTTTGCTATTGATCAA TATAATAACTGGTTTACGTTCAGCGAGTATGAGGAACCAGTAACTATGCGCTCATGTCGACCAGTACATGCTAGAGAACTTGCAATG GTAAATGCTTTTAGGTCTATGATGCATAATAGCATGATGGTGGGTGCCTTTTCTCATTCAACAGCAGTTGGAAAGTTGCGCAAGGATTTGCCAGATGTCCCTTTAGATGCTCGTGTTAATTTAACACGATATGGTTTAGATGAAGCAGCTGCTGTTTGCCATTACTACCTTAG GCAAAGATTATTGCCTCGAGAAGCATTCTCAGAGGAGAGCTGGAAGAAGATATATTATTTGTCAAATGGAAATGGAGCAGAAATGAGAGTGCTACTTCCTTTAATGCAGTGA